TCGCTTGGGGTGGAGTTTCAGCCCCTGCTTTTGAACATTCCCCTAAAGCCAGCTGTCGAGCAGACTTCTTGCCCTGGTGCCAGAATCGTCCTGCTGGGGTTTGAACGGACatcgtgagcagagtttgtaTTTCAGCTCCTGTGAACAAGCTGAAGGTGGGCAGCATGGATCATCGCGGAACCACCATGGAGACAGACAAAATCCACCAGAACCGCCTGTCCAGCATGACGGACGAAGATGAGGAACAGGACGCTGCCTTTACGATTGTCAGGGTCCTGGACAAGGTGGCCGCCATCGTGGACAGTGTGCAGGCCAGCCAAAAACGCATCGAAGAGAGACACCGAGAAATGGAGGATGCCATCAAGACCATACAGATCGACCTCCTGAAGCTTGCCCAAGCTCACGGCAATACCGGCTACACTGTAAACAAGCTGCTGCAGAAGACCCGCAAGGTTAGCGCTCGTGTAAAAGAAGTGAGGGCACGCGTAGAAAAGCAGAGCTCCGATGTGCTGAAAGTTGAAGCCAAGCAAGAGGAGATGCTGCGGAAAAACAAGTTTCGTGTGGTCATTTACCAGGTAAACCACAATCGCTGCCCCTTTTGCTGCATCCGGTTCAGCCGGAGCAGTCCCCTTTTGCGCTAACAAAACagagagagggaaaacaaccTTGCCAGTATCAGAGTGTGTAATAACTTcttgctttttcatttaaaaaactaTTTCTGTCTGTGAATGTATTGGAGTATGAATCTTACAGTGGTGAGGCACCTAGTCTATTATTAGTGTCGGGTGGCTTCTGAGGCAGCAAACATAAGATTAACTGCAGATCAGCGAGGCCTATCTGTTGCCTCTCTGAAAGGCAATCTGGGGCAGGCACTTGGGCATCATGACAGAGTATTCCAACCTTGACGGTCATCCCTGTTATTTTTTGACAGGCTTAACTGGAGATTTAAATCTCAGCATTCCTTTGCACAAAGCGGAGCTTCCCtgaactgcattttttaaaaagcttgtttATGGGTTGATTCCTAAATATTGGTTGTGATTCAATATGTATTTGCAAACGTTCCCCTTTAGCTTATTTTCAGGATTCTTTTGGAACTGTACATCTTGCAGTGAGTTATCCAAGCAAGATTTTGCAAGACTGATTGCTTGCAGTGGAAAGAAATCAGACATTCTCatgctaaaaaaaattatattcttaAGAAGGGCTCTTTTTTGAGTGAGAATGTTCTTAGAAAAGGTGCATATTTCCTGTTCTGCATTGTAAGAAATGCCTTAATGCAGGGTTAAATAACTTCATTGATGTGAGAGGTTTCTTTTTTTAGACATTTCAAGTATAGTCATGTGACCAAAGATACTTGAATGTGGTTTTATAGTGTGGTGGATGACTTTACCTTGCTTCATTCTTTGCTAAAGAATAGATTCCAGATGAGAACTGCAAAGCTCTGGTCATTCATTGAAAAGGTGCTGTGAAATTAATAATTAGCAGTAGGCACAATCCAGCCCTTTGAAATCCTACTTTTCCAGTAGGTTTCCATTGCAACCTTGCTTGCAAAGGAAGGGCATGATCCGGcatgtgcagggttgccaaactccaggtggggcctggagatctcctggaataacaactgaatGCCAGcacacagagatcatttcccgTGGGGAAGAAAGGCTGCTTTTCACTCTAcgcagtccctcctctccccaaacccagccctccccaggctctgcccccaaattgccaggaatttcccaacctggagttggtaacagCAAGAGCCACTAGATCCATCCCACTAGCCGAGGTTCTTTCCTCCTGTGGAAGGGGCTTGGAAGTGTCTTGCCTCAGGGAGTCTCCTTCTACTGTGGGAAACCATCTCTGCTAGCAGAATAGATCCATAGATCCAACTCGTTGGGCTTTCACAGTGCAGAGTCTTcagcagtgttacacccttcttagaccactgaaatcaatgggcagaGTAAGGTGAAACTCTGCCTTGGCTAACCCTGtaaaagtgcttaattttggctGGCTCTTGCCTGTGCTTCTGTAGAAATCAATGAGACTGACTTGCAAGCAAATATATTCAGAATCAGTCTGCAAAATAATTACAGCTTGCATTAGGATATGAAGGCAGAAACTTCCTTTGATAGCCTGCTTTGCTATCCTAATCCATGGGAGCCAGAAGCAGGACAGGGCTATCTGTAATAGTTTTAAGGTGATTGATGAATGTGAAGTGCTGCAATTTCTCACAGATTGTCTGTGCTTTAGCCCCAGAACAATTGGAGGCAGTTGAAAATACACTTATAGTGCATTAGGCAAAATACGTTAAAACGCCTGTTGCTTACTCTCTGGACAACTCACTGCCCCCCAAGGTGTGTCTCATTTGCAGGGGCCAAATGTATTCTCATTGTACCGATGCGTGGACTATAGACGGACATGTGGGTGTGCATACTGGGCAGGAGGTCTCATGGGCCTGCTTAGAAGAGAGACAAGATCACTCCAAAGTATGGTAGGGACTGGGCAAGGGGACTGTTTGGATTTGCCGGAAAGGCTGCACTGCTGGAGTGGTGGTGGTCATGTGGGAAGACAAGGAAGGTCACCACAGCACCTGGTTTCCACCTCAGCTTCCCTGGGTTCTGTTATCCCCCTTGCCCAAGAGGTTATACGGATGTTCTGGTCAGAAACCTGGAATTAGCTGTGTCTCTGGGCtgggtgtgtatatatgtgtgtatacataGACATGCTAAGGCAAGGTTTGTGCCTGGGTAGTTATCTGAACTAGCTGTTTATTATATTTGTGACAAAATCTTTGCTTGATCATTGGAAGAAGTCAAACTATGCTCAGAAATCAAATTTACTTACATTTGTTGCTAAATCAAAAACTATAGATTGTGTACTGACATTTTTAGCCTCATAAATTGTTATACAGAGAATTTTGTGAATGAAACCCTCCTCCTCTTATaaattcatttaatttatttggATAGTTTTTGTGCCATGTGCAGGAATCAAGACCACAGAATGTGCCTTTGCTAACCGCCAAACATCGTGCTTTGTAATGCCTACAGCATCAGCAAAAAGGGAGACATTTAGAACCAAATGAACAAAGGACTGAAATtgggatggacagacagacatgGGGTTTTGAAAAGCTTGCCATACACCACACTCTGCTACTGATACCATATTGGATATATTTACTAGACTTGATTCAGATACTGTCCAATTAAGCAGCCTTGCAAATAGTAACAACATAGTCGCCCCCCAATAAAATGACTAGCCTACCTGCCCATAAGTGTTTATacgtttttattgaattattttatctaTAAAGGTAAAGTGTCCCGTCGAGTCATGGTGACCagatgaagttccacctcatggggttttcagggcaagcgATGAGCAGAGGCCGttggccgttgccttcctctgcacagcagccccgGTCTTCCTGGGAggtttcccatctaagtaccaaccctgcttagcttgtaatcggcaatgagatcaggctagtctgggctattaggacAGCTAATATATTTTTCAATTGATCAATCATTGATTACAATCAAGAGATAAGTCAACAACAATTTAATAGTGCAGTTTACGTACAACTGTAAAATTAACATACAGAGAATAAAAtgcatatatttttatatataccttattttaaaagttgttttaatgctAAACTATTTTACTGTTCTGATGCTTGCCACCCTGAAGACAGCCtttggtggaaaggcagcacagaaatgttttacataaacaaataaagaaatgGCGTACTAATGGCATGGGCAGTTCATATGCATGCTCCTCCGCAGGCAGTTCCAATGAATTATAGGCAAATGGCTATTTAGACACTTGGTATAAAGTTAAACATTTGACAGTGAAGCTACAATCCTAAATATGCACCAGTGGAGGGGCCCTGAAAAGGTCCAGGAGGGAATCTTCCCCTCCTCCAGGCTTCCCACAGGGGCAAGAGCAGGCGTGCACCTGCTCTCAGCATTCCCTACCTTCTGGAGCATATTTAGGCCTCATCTGACTTgagttttttccttttcttttgaataatgaccaagtcatatttttctgcctaCCTGGGGAGCCCCCCAAGTATGTAAAGACCCTCAACTGGTCTGAGGGTGGTCTGCTTGTGCTGCTTTCAACATCTGTCAGGTTTTAGCCAGTTTACTTAATGGCAGACTCCCCATCCCCCAAGCTCTTCATGTTCCATCTGGGTTATGAATCTCCCATCCTCCCTTAACTGTTTTAAAGTATTAGGGCTGAAACAGACATTATTCAGGAAATCCATGAACAAGATCTCTTGCAGGTTTTAAAGAATTTAAATGCTTCTCTGagcattttttgccatcaagtcactgctgacttatgacaaccccataggatttttaaggtaagagacgctcagaggtggtttgccattgcctgcctttgcatatcaaccctggacttccacggCCCGTCATTCCCatcctgcttaccttccaagatctgacgaggtcaggttagcctgggctatccaggtccccTCCCCATATCCCTTGTCTATTTCAGTTTCCACCTCTTTGGCCTATATTTTCTCTAGAGGGGAAAATAATGGCTTCCTAGGGGTTTGTGTGTTGAGTATGGAAAAACTGTAGCGTACGGGGTGAAATGGTAGCCGCACCTATCTAGCGATACTGTTGCTGAGGAGGCACCCCTTATCCTTTGCCTTGTTCCCCTTTATACACAATATGCATTTGGGGGTGTTGCGGTATGAGATTGACACACTGTGCTTTCATCTGCAGGAGGATGTTCCCTGCCCCTCATCTTTGTCAGTTATCAAAGACCGGACACGAGGGGGGAATCTCGAGGATGCCTTCTGCCTACCTGATGACCTCTCCTCTGACGAAGAGTATTATACAGAAGAAAGCAGAGCATCCCGGTTTAAGAAATCTGGGATGCGACGCATTGACAACATAAAAAAGGCATTTTCCAGGGAGAACATTCAGAAGACAAGGCAAAATTTTGGCAAGAAGGTGGACAGACTTCGAACTAGAATAGTGACaccagagaggagagagagaatcaGGCAGTCAGGGGAGAGGCTAAGACAATCTGGGATCAGGTTCAAGAAAACGATAGCCAAGGCAGCCCCAACCAAGGAGACATTCAAGAAGAATAAGAAAACCAAGGAGCCAACGACAAATGAAGATCAAGGAAGAGTCCAGGAGGCCGGCACTGATACAGCAGTGGACAGCGGAGAGGCTGAACCCGTCACGGAGGAAATTTCCTACACTGAAGTGATAACCAAAGTGAAGAAAGACAGAGGTGGGAGCTCCAAAGGCCCTTTGCAGGCAGAGAAGAGAGTGATCACTCCAGAAAAAATCATGCTCAGACCAGAAATCAAAgatgaagatgcccttctactgGACTTAAAGCCATCTGCTTAAGCAGGCAAAGTCTGTCTATGGTGGAAGAGCCACTGTGGTAGGAAAGGAGCAGAGTCCCTGTTACTTGGGTAGATATAGACTGTTGTTTCCAAAGTTCCCTTGGGTAATTCCTGCCACATTGATCTGTCCCTCCCTCTGGGAGCCTTTGTGTGATTTGGGGGCCCCAGTCTGTTAATCTGGGGTGTCTACTGGCCTTTTGTGTCTGTCACTTCATGTTGATGGAGGGTACATAGAAATTTACCCAGCATTCCCCTGGACCTGTGTTTTACATGGAAGGTTGATAATGGTAGCTGTGTTGTGCTTCAGGCAGTTTGACTGTCATTATTACTCTTCTTATGGAGGAACCTTTGATAAACTCCTCTGGTGCCCAGGAACATTAGTTTGGAAGCCCCTGGTTTAGAGGGATGCGTGTTGATTAATTTCCTGCTGTTTGAGAAAAAATAATATCTATATGTATATACTGTTTTCATTTATGGGCAATGGATTATTTTTCCCACATCACTTAACGTTGCACCAGTAGAAATAAAGAACTGATCTCCTCAGATGTATATGCATAAATGCCATTTATCATGACAGGTATAACATTTCAGCATCAAAGGGAGGTGAAATCCCTCCTGCCCATATTTTAATGATATTAATTCCCTCAATAGTCTTTCTTTGGCTTTATTTTATGCACAGTGACAACTGAACAGAGTAAATCTCATTAAACGACTCATTAGACAACTCTTCTGTGGGAGATGGGGGGAGGAAATGAATTGATCAACAGGTGGGTTAATTTATTACTCTATCTTGAAGACTCTGGTTAACTATTTGGTtagttttttattttcttaatctcTGGCAGAGATGTCAGGAGGAGAAAGTCTTGTTCTGCAAAAGCTTTAGCAAAGTTAATAGGTTCCGAGAAGGTATTTGTTAAGAAGAGGGGAGTTTGCTGTCTTTGGTAAGGACCAGGAACGAAGAGTCCATTAGGGATGTCAGCAGAGGGGTGGTGGAAGTCAGCAAATGTGTGTTTTCTTCTCAAAGGAGAGTGGAAGTAAGATGCTGGAAGAAACTTAGCATTAGGCTGCTGtttaaaagcagccatttgcagcgccatcctaagcagagctgcctCCTTCTAAGCCTATTAACTGGAAGGCTGTGACTCAACTTCAGGTGCCGccgtgaagctgccatttccaagCAAAAACACCAAGTGGAAAAATTCCTTCATAGTTTCAGGCCTTTAGGCAGTATGTGCTGCACTCAGCCCCTCTGGGCGAGCAGGCTGAGCTTTGTGGGTTTTCTGGGTTTTTGGATGAGCAGTGGTGGAAACAGCCAGCTGACTGAGGTAGACCATGgcacccaatttttttgggggggcggctCTCATGTTCTTTTCTTAAGTAACCTGTAAGTAGTGCAAGGAAAGCTGTGACAGTCCATGAAGAGAAAATCTGAGCAACATTATATGCGTTTGGTATGCCACATCCACCCATGACTGGCACATGCAACAACAGCATTTCTATCCGTGAAAACTTCCTCCCTCGGTCACAAACCCTCTGCCTGCTGCttgtggattgtgtgtgtgtgttgggggggggggctattgggCTCAGTAAAATAAGGAACTGATCAAGTTTCTTTCAAAGGCAAGATATTGCCCAAGAAATCGCTCATTCAAATGCCATTTTCATTCCTCCGGTTTGCAGTGACTATATTCAAGACTAATTATACTCTGCCTCATTAAGATTTATGTCAAGAAAAATTTGTGCATAAGATATGTAAATTAAACATAGTTGCACTTGGTTCcatattttgtataatttatcCTGCTGTTGCTAGTCAAGTCAGAGAGAGGGGGTTGGATCCCACGGAGGATTTCTACATGTGCAACTGCCCTTATGCAGGCAGAAGTGCTGAAAACAAACCTCACAAGCTGCTTGCACTAAGTTAAATCTACTGgatgcaaacttttttttaactggGTAAATCCTGCAATGAACCACCACCGCCTGCACCGGCACCCGGGTGCTCAgggcattttcctttctgctcatgCTTCACTGGATCCGACCCAATGAGCTACGGAGGATGTTGATGCCCTACCCCCTGACTGTAGGAGCCTAAGCAAGTCTTTCATTTTGAAGTCTGAAGATTCACCAGGGACTTCCACACACTATTCAGCCATAGGGGCAGGAAACTTGCcttagaaaaagaaagaaatctcttAGAATGCTGGGTACGGTGCCCTGCACATATATACGCTCCCCCCATACTTGTGTGAAGGATCACCCAGCCCTGACTATAGGGCCCATAATCTTGTCTTCCCTGTCAGCATTTCGCTGCAGGACCCACGGAATACTGGTGGCGAGTGAGTAACGCTACCCTCTGTACTGTGACTGTCTCAAAGTGGATTAAGGTTTCCAGATTGGTACAGGTGACTTCACTGCAATGGAAGGCACAGGAGACAGACTGTATAAGGGAGAAAGCTGTTTCAAACGTACTGTAAGTATAGTGCCACACACACAGTCAACAGAAATGGTACCAAATGAAAATAATGCACTGCTATATTAGATGGAACTTGTGGATCGCTTACTTTGCAAGTTATGCTGACATGTAGATTCTGTGGCCATCTTGGATTTCATTAAGGGTCTAAAATTGTCTTAGTTTGTGAACTTATTTATCCTGTACTGTGTGCTGCATGTTTGATTGTTTTTTCATCAGCTTATACATCGGGATTagcttctaaaataaaataagacctGAATTAAAACTGAGTTTTCTTATATACATGATCAGAGCTCCTGGAGAAGGTGCCATTGCATCTTCTGGACCAAATAATCAGTTTACACAGAATGAAATGGAAGAGAATACTGAGTTGTTTTATAATTTTGAATAAAAATCATGACACTGTCCATGAAGTTCTGTCTCAGAAACATTACAATCAAATGTTGTAGCATATTTTTTGACTTGCACCATTTGAATAGTTGCACAAAGTTTGCATTATAGCAACGGGGATCCTACAGAAGGCCCAGTGCAGTTCAAAGAATAAtagtacactttaaaaaaaaggaagatgcTATTTTTAAACATACACCCCAGACTGCAGTGAAAGTGTAGAGAGAAgagatagccccccccccccggtcactgTTGTTCAATTGAAGTCTGCAAAGAGAAGAGAAAGGCACGTGAAACCCTGGGGTAATTAAACTAAGCCTAATGATTGTCTGACCACAGCCAATCTACCAACTATAGTTAGAGTCTGACAAATCAGGATTTGAAACTCTGGGTTGGAGATGGTTATTAACCGCAGTTTGCGTTTAGCAGTTAGCTTTGTGTAGTGTATGAACACAACCACCAAAATCCTGGCTTGTTCCCTAGTAATGGCCTCCCAGGCAATGAAACTAGCAGAGTGGTATTGAAGTGATTGTCTGTGAATGAGCTCCTTGTAACCACAGCTAAAATAAAATAGGGCTTCATGTTCTGATCTAAACTAAGCCACTGGATCAGAGGACGAGATAAGAAAGGGCACAAAGATGGCACTGTCTTCTGGGAACCGTGATAGGAGAGAGTGGGTGGGGAGTAGTTTAATAGCATTGTCACCGCCCACAACCCTTTTTTTGGCCCCACTTAAGGCTCTATTCAGAGCCATTCCacagttgttgggggggggggttgtccataGTTCAAGTGAACCCAATTTCCCTCTGGGGAATGGTCTGAATggttatataagaacataagaaaggccctgctggatcagacccaggcccatcaagtccagcagtctgttcacacagcggccaaccaggtgcctccaggaagccac
Above is a genomic segment from Euleptes europaea isolate rEulEur1 chromosome 17, rEulEur1.hap1, whole genome shotgun sequence containing:
- the CAVIN4 gene encoding caveolae-associated protein 4 gives rise to the protein MDHRGTTMETDKIHQNRLSSMTDEDEEQDAAFTIVRVLDKVAAIVDSVQASQKRIEERHREMEDAIKTIQIDLLKLAQAHGNTGYTVNKLLQKTRKVSARVKEVRARVEKQSSDVLKVEAKQEEMLRKNKFRVVIYQEDVPCPSSLSVIKDRTRGGNLEDAFCLPDDLSSDEEYYTEESRASRFKKSGMRRIDNIKKAFSRENIQKTRQNFGKKVDRLRTRIVTPERRERIRQSGERLRQSGIRFKKTIAKAAPTKETFKKNKKTKEPTTNEDQGRVQEAGTDTAVDSGEAEPVTEEISYTEVITKVKKDRGGSSKGPLQAEKRVITPEKIMLRPEIKDEDALLLDLKPSA